Within the Legionella pneumophila subsp. pneumophila str. Philadelphia 1 genome, the region TATGAGGTAGAAGATAATTGGCTAACAACCCGTGAACAGGTCGAGGCGTTTAAGGATAAACACAATGTGAAAACCACACCTCAGACTTTTATCAACGATGAGCGTATAGGGGGTTATGACGATTTACGGCGTTACTTTGGAAAGAAAGTAAGAGATCCAAAAGAAAAAAGTTATCGCCCCGTCATCGTACTGTTTGCGATTACCGCTTTAATGGCGATGGCAGTGAGTTATACTCGCTTTGCCAATCCTTTTACACCACATGCTTTAAGCTGGTTTATTGCATTTAGCATGGCAGTTCTTGCTTTATTAAAGCTCCAGAATATCGAAAGCTTCTCAACCATGTTTTTAAACTATGACCTCCTGGCCAAACGCTGGGTTCCTTACAGCTACATTTACCCATTTGCTGAAGCTTTAGCAGGGATATTAATGATTGCAGGAGCGTTAAATTGGCTTTCTATTCCAATTGCCTTATTTATTGGAACTGTAGGTGCTCTTTCTGTTTTTAAAGCCGTTTATATCGACAAGCGTGAGCTTAAATGTGCCTGTGTGGGAGGTGATAGTAACGTACCTTTAGGATTTATTTCTCTCACTGAAAATTTAATGATGATAGGAATGGCTTTATTCATGTTGCTTATGTAATTCAGCTAG harbors:
- a CDS encoding glutaredoxin family protein gives rise to the protein MNHTSIKKAVLYRMVIEHHVCPYGLKARDLLRRQGYEVEDNWLTTREQVEAFKDKHNVKTTPQTFINDERIGGYDDLRRYFGKKVRDPKEKSYRPVIVLFAITALMAMAVSYTRFANPFTPHALSWFIAFSMAVLALLKLQNIESFSTMFLNYDLLAKRWVPYSYIYPFAEALAGILMIAGALNWLSIPIALFIGTVGALSVFKAVYIDKRELKCACVGGDSNVPLGFISLTENLMMIGMALFMLLM